In Thiofilum sp., the genomic window AATAACTTTTACTCAAGTACTTACCTAAGTTGATTATTAAATAGGTAATAATTTCTCTTCAGCATATAAAGCTTGTATAGTTTCGCGCTCACGAATGACATAGGTTTTATTGCCATCTACCATAATTTCAGCAACGCGCGGACGGGTATTATAATTCGACGCCATAGTAAAACCATAAGCACCTGCGGAACGCACCGCTAATAAATCACCCGCTTGAATCGCTAAATCACGCCCTTTACCTAAAAAGTCGCTAGTTTCACACACCGGACCTACTACATCATAGGTACGTACTTCACGCTCTGGATTTTCAAGTACTGGAATAATCTTCATCCATGCTTGATATAAAGCGGGACGAATTAAATCATTCATCGCGGCGTCAATAATGGCAAAGTTTTTATGCTCAGAGAGTTTTAAATACTCCACCTCAGTGACTAAGATACCTGCATTAGCCGTAATCGCACGCCCCGGCTCCATGAGAATCTCATAATGCTTTAGGCGCTCATCTTGCATTAGGCGCTCGGTATAATCAGCAGGTAGCGGGGGAGTTTCTTCGTTATAACGCACCCCTAAACCGCCTCCTAAGTCGATATGATGAATATGAATACCTTGGTTTTTGAGGCGCTCAATCATTACTAATAAACGATCTAAGGCATCCATAAACGGAGTTAAGGTCAGTAGCTGTGAACCAATATGGCAATCAATACCTGTTACATTTAAATTCGACATTTGAGCTGCTTTTAAATAAACGCGCTCAGCTTCATCAAAAGCAATACCAAACTTATTATCTTTTAAACCGGTCGAAATATAAGGGTGGGTATTTGCATCTACATCAGGATTCACACGCAAAGAGATAGGCGCAATTTTACCCATTTCACCAGCCACTTGGTTTAAACGCTCTAATTCTGCCTCTGACTCGACATTAAAA contains:
- the lysA gene encoding diaminopimelate decarboxylase: MDHFEYRNGQLFAEEIAVADIAKQYGTPCYIYSRATLERHWHAFNDAFGSQPHLICYAVKSNSNLAILNLFARLGSGFDIVSIGELERVLAAGANPSKIVFSGVGKKISEMRRALEVGIRCFNVESEAELERLNQVAGEMGKIAPISLRVNPDVDANTHPYISTGLKDNKFGIAFDEAERVYLKAAQMSNLNVTGIDCHIGSQLLTLTPFMDALDRLLVMIERLKNQGIHIHHIDLGGGLGVRYNEETPPLPADYTERLMQDERLKHYEILMEPGRAITANAGILVTEVEYLKLSEHKNFAIIDAAMNDLIRPALYQAWMKIIPVLENPEREVRTYDVVGPVCETSDFLGKGRDLAIQAGDLLAVRSAGAYGFTMASNYNTRPRVAEIMVDGNKTYVIRERETIQALYAEEKLLPI